One window of Acropora palmata chromosome 1, jaAcrPala1.3, whole genome shotgun sequence genomic DNA carries:
- the LOC141859769 gene encoding putative gluconokinase, with amino-acid sequence MVVVLITGVCGSGKTTVARSVAKKLSCPFVDADNFHPQGNIMKMRQGTPLTDEDRQPWLLALNKVIERWTNRSESGVLACSALKEQYRQTIILGAEADCSAKDNQAKKLPFYCLVVLLQGSKDLIKERMEQRQEHFMPVNLLDSQLEAAEEPSNCDLYYAVSVSIDQTVEEITNEILRALKAKCGLKVSIQSTV; translated from the exons ATGGTGGTTGTGTTGATAACTGGTGTCTGCGGAAGTGGAAA AACAACAGTGGCTCGTTCTGTGGCAAAAAAG TTATCCTGTCCCTTTGTGGATGCAGATAATTTTCATCCCCAAGGAAACATAATGAAGATGAGACAAGGAACTCCCTTGACTGATGAG GATCGTCAACCTTGGCTTCTTGCTTTGAACAAAGTCATAGAAAG GTGGACCAATCGGTCGGAATCCGGAGTCCTCGCTTGTTCTGCTCTCAAAGAACAGTATCGacaaacaattattcttgGTGCAGAAGCTGACTGTTCTGCCAAAGATAACCAAGCTAAGAAGTTACCTTTTTATTGCCTTGTTGTCCTTCTGCAAGGCTCCAAAGACTTGATAAAGGAGAGGATGGAACAACGACAGGAGCATTTTATGCCCGTTAACTTACTAGACTCTCAACTTGAAGCTGCTGAGGAACCAAGCAACTGTGATTTGTATTATGCAGTCAGTGTTTCCATTGATCAAACTGTGGAGGAAATTACAAATGAAATTCTACGTGCCTTGAAGGCAAAATGTGGCCTTAAAGTATCAATTCAAAGTACTGTTTAA
- the LOC141883139 gene encoding FERM domain-containing protein 3-like, with the protein MFKSSSKSNLEGDFQCRISLLDDTELSCDFKREVKGQTVFDEVCRTLDLLEKDYFGLRYVDDAKQRHWLDLNKSVIKQMKNLKPPYKLFFRVKFYAVDPSALHEEITRYQVFLQVKRDVLHGRLLCSFNDLVELGGYIVQAEIGDYEEEDHGENYVSEFRIVPKQSDKLEKKIMEHHKELHGQVPSTAEKNFLARVKGLDMYGVDPHPCKDQDNVQLYLGLTPVGIAIIREGKKVSGFNWPEIVKCTYEGKVFYVQVQREDRKANYGFRLPDPLACKHLWKCAVEHLAFYSHNENRAKPKRKALSPQRLFTRRSKHKYIGPTHDQLIAASEKISRPQPEIKRTPSVRISRRINASSNNISESTGVLNLPTANGQASGDSSTTTEAAEFMKKFETSVFPPSPPPDETLASVSSDVPDAGSPVVGNHVGHVPAPVPEEAPISPLPKHAEVENYGFKMFIFIMFILALIMIPIAIVWETRKSYIKSTDAYKGLAKLVFKSFGYKI; encoded by the exons GTCCTGTGATTTTAAG AGAGAAGTCAAAGGTCAAACTGTATTCGACGAGGTATGCAGAACCCTGGATTTGCTGGAAAAGGATTATTTCGGCCTTCGTTATGTGGATGATGCTAAACAGAGG CATTGGTTGGATTTGAACAAAAGTGTAATCAAGCAAATGAAAA ATTTAAAGCCTCCTTACAAGTTGTTCTTTAGAGTGAAGTTCTATGCTGTGGATCCAAGTGCTCTTCATGAAGAAATAACAAG GTACCAGGTTTTCCTTCAAGTCAAGCGCGATGTTTTGCATGGCAG GCTCCTGTGTTCATTCAATGATTTGGTGGAGTTAGGGGGGTACATTGTGCAAG CTGAAATAGGGGACTATGAAGAAGAGGATCATGGGGAAAACTATGTGTCAGAATTTCGAATTGTTCCAAAGCAGTCAGACAAATTGGAGAAGAAGATTATGGAACATCACAAGGAATTGCA TGGCCAGGTTCCTTCAACGGCAGAAAAGAATTTCTTAGCTAGGGTCAAAGGACTTGATATGTATGGCGTGGATCCTCATCCATGCAAG GATCAAGACAATGTCCAGCTCTACTTGGGACTGACTCCAGTGGGAATAGCCATCATCAGAGAAGGCAAAAAGGTGTCGGGATTCAATTG gCCTGAAATCGTGAAATGCACCTATGAAGGGAAGGTTTTCTATGTGCAAGTTCAAAGAGAAGAT CGAAAGGCGAACTACGGCTTCAGGTTGCCAGATCCGCTTGCTTGCAAACATCTGTGGAAGTGCGCCGTGGAGCATCTGGCATTTTACAG CCACAACGAAAACAGAGCTAAGCCAAAAAGGAAGGCTTTATCACCACAAAGACTGTTTACTAGGAGATCAAAGCACAAATACAT TGGCCCCACGCACGACCAGCTGATTGCAGCAAGCGAGAAGATCAGTCGACCTCAACCCGAAATCAAGAG AACTCCAAGTGTACGAATTTCTCGGCGAATCAATGCTTCTTCAAACAATATCTCGGAAAGCACTGGCGTTTTAAATTTGCCCACTGCAAACGGACAGGCCAGCGGTGACTCCTCTACAACCACAGAAGCAGCGGAATTTATGAAGAAGTTTGAAACCTCTGTGTTCCCTCCCAGTCCTCCCCCGGATGAAACTCTGGCTTCAGTTTCGTCTGATGTGCCTGACGCTGGTTCGCCAGTGGTCGGTAATCACGTGGGCCATGTACCTGCCCCTGTTCCTGAAGAG GCTCCGATCAGCCCGCTTCCAAAACACGCCGAAGTGGAAAACTATGGCTTCaagatgtttattttcatcatgTTCATTCTTGCGTTGATAATGATTCCGATTGCCATTGTATGGGAAACCAGAAAGTCCTATATCAAGTCGACAGACGCCTACAAGGGCCTGGCAAAACTTGTGTTTAAGTCTTTCGGCTACAAAATCTGA